Proteins encoded in a region of the Manduca sexta isolate Smith_Timp_Sample1 chromosome 9, JHU_Msex_v1.0, whole genome shotgun sequence genome:
- the LOC115455714 gene encoding ataxin-2-like protein isoform X1, with amino-acid sequence MNNKRKNRQGPPRSPRGRVVAEGVYNNAHFMHAATSHVGDIVQVLTQSGSLWEGVFKTFSAQFEVVLEVAHRVDQEGGVAVDSVVEKLIFKPQDVVSIRAKDSDLEYATHDVFQTDSAISSKFNGTVFGPGNGRSAEERHLEPWDGCEADAGDAPSLNGDARLEELELDHRANGWDANDMFRKNEEVYGVHSTYDHSLTGYTLPLQRKDTQDYRDAEAKAEEIAAEIESAATYKARIELENGDEEERFAAVVRPQEGSSAGKYVIPNKRKNIQTGKLVKPTTGNGNNGGSPGSASGAAGAGASGAQGKAPPPPAATPPASAPPAGVSPAPHTPHAPHAQHTPHAPHTPHAPHAPLPYPPHAAHAPPAAQHAQPAKDKEHRLTRPHLTPPSDRRQDDSGMAAGSSGSSSSATSSSSTTGGKSYAAQAGGYHVPPFPHHHHPGASGGGKVNGEGRAPPHPRHTFPQQQHHHNPPPQPENHTRPPRHHVPPEPRRQDEVQELRKFGAEFKLVSSPAPPHAQHAHAQHAPHAPPPAHVPLQNNPQPQACRANSPPEVSANGGAPSDPLRPHHKPPLAPKSEPAEERPSGVASPPSPASPASPAADRAAVTLKKSTLNPNAKEFNPAAKPFTPRSPSTPNPSRPHTPGTPSGMGVGVGGVGVGVSGVGVGLGGVSVMGPGVSYVPAPHPPPPHMVAAVPYMVAATPQQPPAYLPHPHAAMEMGCDCRQYGPPIFVLPDKRDRPDALAYGAAMGGGAGVAGVAGGAGQHAPLPAQPQRNFRKGMQVAAATGQPLLAPAPMQPFVQYGHPHAPPHAAHAAHAAHAAHAAHAAHAAQPYQHMVRMYHSGGVGAVGAVGAVGGMSAVGGAGVGGEVAGYAPPPAPSPAAASPALYPPPSPAHTPHPHPHQLTHPHHHYQQQFPMLCPLMGPAAGGSHHHHHHHLTYVNHASPPEPHPHTVQPVLLQHGSGSTPPGAPHP; translated from the exons GTGGTACTAGAAGTGGCGCATCGCGTGGACCAGGAGGGCGGGGTGGCGGTGGACTCCGTCGTCGAGAAGCTGATCTTCAAGCCCCAGGACGTGGTCTCCATACGCGCCAAGGACTCCGACCTTGAATACGCGACGCACGATGTGTTCCAGACGGACAGCGCGATATCTAGCAAGTTTAATG gAACAGTATTTGGTCCAGGCAACGGACGGTCGGCTGAGGAGCGCCACCTGGAGCCGTGGGACGGCTGCGAGGCAGACGCGGGCGACGCGCCCTCGCTGAACGGCGACGCGCGCCTCGAGGAGCTCGAGCTCGACCACCGCGCCAACGGCTGGGACGCCAACGACATGTTCCGCAAGAACGAGGAGGTGTACGGCGTGCACAGCACCTACGACCACTCGCTCACCGGCTACACGCTGCCGCTGCAGAGGAAGGACACGCAGGACTATAG AGATGCAGAAGCAAAGGCGGAAGAGATCGCAGCGGAAATAGAGAGCGCCGCGACGTACAAGGCTCGCATCGAGCTCGAGAATGGAGACGAGGAGGAAAGGTTCGCGGCCGTGGTGCGTCCGCAGGAGGGCAGCTCCGCCGGCAAATACGTCATACCCAAcaagagaaaaaatatacag ACGGGCAAATTAGTAAAGCCCACTACAGGCAACGGCAACAACGGTGGCTCGCCGGGCAGCGCGAgtggcgcggcgggcgcgggcgcctCCGGGGCGCAGGGCAAGGCGCCGCCGCCCCCCGCAGCCACCCCGCCCGCCAGCGCGCCCCCCGCCGGCGTCTCCCCCGCGCCGCAcacgccgcacgcgccgcacgcacAGCACACACCGCACGCGCCGCACACGCCGCACGCACCGCACGCGCCGCTGCCCTACccgccgcacgccgcgcacgcgccgcccgccgcacAGCACGCGCAGCCAGCCAAGGACAAGGAGCACAGACTCACGCGGCCGCATCTCACGCCGCCATCCGACAGGAGGCAGGATGACTCCGGG ATGGCAGCCGGTTCCAGCGGATCGAGCAGCTCGGCCACGTCCAGCAGCTCTACCACAGGAGGCAAGAGCTACGCGGCGCAGGCGGGCGGATACCACGTACCACCATTCCCGCACCACCACCATCC CGGCGCGTCGGGCGGCGGCAAGGTAAACGGCGAGGGCCGAGCGCCGCCACACCCGAGGCACACCTTCCCACAGCAACAGCACCACCAC AACCCACCGCCACAGCCAGAGAATCATACGCGGCCACCGCGCCACCACGTGCCTCCGGAGCCGAGGAGACAGGACGAAGTGCAG GAGTTGCGCAAGTTCGGCGCAGAGTTCAAGCTGGTGTCgtcgcccgcgccgccgcacgcgcagcacgcgcacgcgcagcacgcaccgcacgcgccgccgcccgcgcacgtgCCGCTACAGAACAACCCGCAGCCACAG GCATGCCGCGCGAACAGCCCACCCGAGGTTTCGGCCAACGGTGGTGCGCCTTCAGACCCGCTGCGGCCTCATCACAAG CCGCCGCTGGCGCCGAAGAGCGAGCCGGCGGAGGAGCGGCCGAGCGGCGTGGCGTCGCCGCCGTCGCCCGCGTCCCCCGCCTCGCCCGCCGCCGACCGCGCCGCCGTCACCCTCAAGAAGTCCACGCTCAACCCCAACGCGAAGGAGTTCAACCCCGCCGCCAAGCCCTTCACACCGCGCAGCCCTTCCACACCCAATCCCAGCAG ACCACACACGCCAGGCACGCCGTCGGGTATGGGCGTGGGTGTGGGCGGAGTGGGCGTGGGGGTGAGCGGCGTCGGCGTGGGCCTCGGCGGCGTCAGCGTGATGGGCCCCGGCGTCAGCTACGTGCCCGCGCCACACCCGCCGCCGCCACACATG GTCGCCGCCGTCCCATACATGGTTGCAGCTACACCACAACAACCGCCCGCGTACCTGCCACATCCACACGCAGCG ATGGAGATGGGGTGCGATTGTCGCCAGTACGGGCCGCCGATATTCGTGCTGCCGGACAAACGGGACCGACCCGACGCG TTGGCGTACGGTGCCGCCATGGGAGGTGGCGCTGGCGTCGCTGGAGTGGCCGGTGGGGCCGGACAACACGCGCCCTTACCGGCACAACCACAGAGGAACTTCAGAAAAG GCATGCAGGTGGCGGCGGCGACGGGCCAGCCGCTACTTGCGCCGGCGCCGATGCAGCCGTTCGTGCAGTACGGACacccgcacgcgccgccgcacgccgcgcacgctgcgcacgccgcgcacgccgcgcacgccgcacacgccgcgcacgccgcgcagcCCTACCAGCACATG GTGCGCATGTACCACAGCGGCGGCGTGGGCGCAGTGGGCGCGGTGGGAGCGGTGGGCGGCATGTCGGCGGTGGGCGGCGCGGGCGTGGGCGGCGAGGTGGCGGGgtacgcgccgccgcccgcgccctcGCCCGCCGCCGCCTCGCCCGCGCTGTACCCGCCGCCGTCGCCCGCGCACACGCCGCACCCGCACCCGCACCAGCTCACGCACCCGCACCACCACTACCAGCAGCAGTTCCCG ATGCTGTGCCCACTGATGGGCCCCGCAGCCGGCGGCAGTCACCACCATCACCACCACCACCTGACGTACGTGAACCACGCGTCCCCGCCGGAGCCGCACCCCCACACCGTACAG CCGGTGCTGCTGCAGCACGGGTCGGGCTCCACGCCGCCCGGCGCGCCGCACCCGTAA
- the LOC115455714 gene encoding ataxin-2 isoform X6 produces MHAATSHVGDIVQVLTQSGSLWEGVFKTFSAQFEVVLEVAHRVDQEGGVAVDSVVEKLIFKPQDVVSIRAKDSDLEYATHDVFQTDSAISSKFNGTVFGPGNGRSAEERHLEPWDGCEADAGDAPSLNGDARLEELELDHRANGWDANDMFRKNEEVYGVHSTYDHSLTGYTLPLQRKDTQDYRDAEAKAEEIAAEIESAATYKARIELENGDEEERFAAVVRPQEGSSAGKYVIPNKRKNIQTGKLVKPTTGNGNNGGSPGSASGAAGAGASGAQGKAPPPPAATPPASAPPAGVSPAPHTPHAPHAQHTPHAPHTPHAPHAPLPYPPHAAHAPPAAQHAQPAKDKEHRLTRPHLTPPSDRRQDDSGMAAGSSGSSSSATSSSSTTGGKSYAAQAGGYHVPPFPHHHHPGASGGGKVNGEGRAPPHPRHTFPQQQHHHNPPPQPENHTRPPRHHVPPEPRRQDEVQELRKFGAEFKLVSSPAPPHAQHAHAQHAPHAPPPAHVPLQNNPQPQACRANSPPEVSANGGAPSDPLRPHHKPPLAPKSEPAEERPSGVASPPSPASPASPAADRAAVTLKKSTLNPNAKEFNPAAKPFTPRSPSTPNPSRPHTPGTPSGMGVGVGGVGVGVSGVGVGLGGVSVMGPGVSYVPAPHPPPPHMVAAVPYMVAATPQQPPAYLPHPHAAMEMGCDCRQYGPPIFVLPDKRDRPDALAYGAAMGGGAGVAGVAGGAGQHAPLPAQPQRNFRKGMQVAAATGQPLLAPAPMQPFVQYGHPHAPPHAAHAAHAAHAAHAAHAAHAAQPYQHMVRMYHSGGVGAVGAVGAVGGMSAVGGAGVGGEVAGYAPPPAPSPAAASPALYPPPSPAHTPHPHPHQLTHPHHHYQQQFPMLCPLMGPAAGGSHHHHHHHLTYVNHASPPEPHPHTVQPVLLQHGSGSTPPGAPHP; encoded by the exons GTGGTACTAGAAGTGGCGCATCGCGTGGACCAGGAGGGCGGGGTGGCGGTGGACTCCGTCGTCGAGAAGCTGATCTTCAAGCCCCAGGACGTGGTCTCCATACGCGCCAAGGACTCCGACCTTGAATACGCGACGCACGATGTGTTCCAGACGGACAGCGCGATATCTAGCAAGTTTAATG gAACAGTATTTGGTCCAGGCAACGGACGGTCGGCTGAGGAGCGCCACCTGGAGCCGTGGGACGGCTGCGAGGCAGACGCGGGCGACGCGCCCTCGCTGAACGGCGACGCGCGCCTCGAGGAGCTCGAGCTCGACCACCGCGCCAACGGCTGGGACGCCAACGACATGTTCCGCAAGAACGAGGAGGTGTACGGCGTGCACAGCACCTACGACCACTCGCTCACCGGCTACACGCTGCCGCTGCAGAGGAAGGACACGCAGGACTATAG AGATGCAGAAGCAAAGGCGGAAGAGATCGCAGCGGAAATAGAGAGCGCCGCGACGTACAAGGCTCGCATCGAGCTCGAGAATGGAGACGAGGAGGAAAGGTTCGCGGCCGTGGTGCGTCCGCAGGAGGGCAGCTCCGCCGGCAAATACGTCATACCCAAcaagagaaaaaatatacag ACGGGCAAATTAGTAAAGCCCACTACAGGCAACGGCAACAACGGTGGCTCGCCGGGCAGCGCGAgtggcgcggcgggcgcgggcgcctCCGGGGCGCAGGGCAAGGCGCCGCCGCCCCCCGCAGCCACCCCGCCCGCCAGCGCGCCCCCCGCCGGCGTCTCCCCCGCGCCGCAcacgccgcacgcgccgcacgcacAGCACACACCGCACGCGCCGCACACGCCGCACGCACCGCACGCGCCGCTGCCCTACccgccgcacgccgcgcacgcgccgcccgccgcacAGCACGCGCAGCCAGCCAAGGACAAGGAGCACAGACTCACGCGGCCGCATCTCACGCCGCCATCCGACAGGAGGCAGGATGACTCCGGG ATGGCAGCCGGTTCCAGCGGATCGAGCAGCTCGGCCACGTCCAGCAGCTCTACCACAGGAGGCAAGAGCTACGCGGCGCAGGCGGGCGGATACCACGTACCACCATTCCCGCACCACCACCATCC CGGCGCGTCGGGCGGCGGCAAGGTAAACGGCGAGGGCCGAGCGCCGCCACACCCGAGGCACACCTTCCCACAGCAACAGCACCACCAC AACCCACCGCCACAGCCAGAGAATCATACGCGGCCACCGCGCCACCACGTGCCTCCGGAGCCGAGGAGACAGGACGAAGTGCAG GAGTTGCGCAAGTTCGGCGCAGAGTTCAAGCTGGTGTCgtcgcccgcgccgccgcacgcgcagcacgcgcacgcgcagcacgcaccgcacgcgccgccgcccgcgcacgtgCCGCTACAGAACAACCCGCAGCCACAG GCATGCCGCGCGAACAGCCCACCCGAGGTTTCGGCCAACGGTGGTGCGCCTTCAGACCCGCTGCGGCCTCATCACAAG CCGCCGCTGGCGCCGAAGAGCGAGCCGGCGGAGGAGCGGCCGAGCGGCGTGGCGTCGCCGCCGTCGCCCGCGTCCCCCGCCTCGCCCGCCGCCGACCGCGCCGCCGTCACCCTCAAGAAGTCCACGCTCAACCCCAACGCGAAGGAGTTCAACCCCGCCGCCAAGCCCTTCACACCGCGCAGCCCTTCCACACCCAATCCCAGCAG ACCACACACGCCAGGCACGCCGTCGGGTATGGGCGTGGGTGTGGGCGGAGTGGGCGTGGGGGTGAGCGGCGTCGGCGTGGGCCTCGGCGGCGTCAGCGTGATGGGCCCCGGCGTCAGCTACGTGCCCGCGCCACACCCGCCGCCGCCACACATG GTCGCCGCCGTCCCATACATGGTTGCAGCTACACCACAACAACCGCCCGCGTACCTGCCACATCCACACGCAGCG ATGGAGATGGGGTGCGATTGTCGCCAGTACGGGCCGCCGATATTCGTGCTGCCGGACAAACGGGACCGACCCGACGCG TTGGCGTACGGTGCCGCCATGGGAGGTGGCGCTGGCGTCGCTGGAGTGGCCGGTGGGGCCGGACAACACGCGCCCTTACCGGCACAACCACAGAGGAACTTCAGAAAAG GCATGCAGGTGGCGGCGGCGACGGGCCAGCCGCTACTTGCGCCGGCGCCGATGCAGCCGTTCGTGCAGTACGGACacccgcacgcgccgccgcacgccgcgcacgctgcgcacgccgcgcacgccgcgcacgccgcacacgccgcgcacgccgcgcagcCCTACCAGCACATG GTGCGCATGTACCACAGCGGCGGCGTGGGCGCAGTGGGCGCGGTGGGAGCGGTGGGCGGCATGTCGGCGGTGGGCGGCGCGGGCGTGGGCGGCGAGGTGGCGGGgtacgcgccgccgcccgcgccctcGCCCGCCGCCGCCTCGCCCGCGCTGTACCCGCCGCCGTCGCCCGCGCACACGCCGCACCCGCACCCGCACCAGCTCACGCACCCGCACCACCACTACCAGCAGCAGTTCCCG ATGCTGTGCCCACTGATGGGCCCCGCAGCCGGCGGCAGTCACCACCATCACCACCACCACCTGACGTACGTGAACCACGCGTCCCCGCCGGAGCCGCACCCCCACACCGTACAG CCGGTGCTGCTGCAGCACGGGTCGGGCTCCACGCCGCCCGGCGCGCCGCACCCGTAA
- the LOC115455714 gene encoding ataxin-2-like protein isoform X3, protein MNNKRKNRQGPPRSPRGRVVAEGVYNNAHFMHAATSHVGDIVQVLTQSGSLWEGVFKTFSAQFEVVLEVAHRVDQEGGVAVDSVVEKLIFKPQDVVSIRAKDSDLEYATHDVFQTDSAISSKFNGNGRSAEERHLEPWDGCEADAGDAPSLNGDARLEELELDHRANGWDANDMFRKNEEVYGVHSTYDHSLTGYTLPLQRKDTQDYRDAEAKAEEIAAEIESAATYKARIELENGDEEERFAAVVRPQEGSSAGKYVIPNKRKNIQTGKLVKPTTGNGNNGGSPGSASGAAGAGASGAQGKAPPPPAATPPASAPPAGVSPAPHTPHAPHAQHTPHAPHTPHAPHAPLPYPPHAAHAPPAAQHAQPAKDKEHRLTRPHLTPPSDRRQDDSGMAAGSSGSSSSATSSSSTTGGKSYAAQAGGYHVPPFPHHHHPGASGGGKVNGEGRAPPHPRHTFPQQQHHHNPPPQPENHTRPPRHHVPPEPRRQDEVQELRKFGAEFKLVSSPAPPHAQHAHAQHAPHAPPPAHVPLQNNPQPQACRANSPPEVSANGGAPSDPLRPHHKPPLAPKSEPAEERPSGVASPPSPASPASPAADRAAVTLKKSTLNPNAKEFNPAAKPFTPRSPSTPNPSRPHTPGTPSGMGVGVGGVGVGVSGVGVGLGGVSVMGPGVSYVPAPHPPPPHMVAAVPYMVAATPQQPPAYLPHPHAAMEMGCDCRQYGPPIFVLPDKRDRPDALAYGAAMGGGAGVAGVAGGAGQHAPLPAQPQRNFRKGMQVAAATGQPLLAPAPMQPFVQYGHPHAPPHAAHAAHAAHAAHAAHAAHAAQPYQHMVRMYHSGGVGAVGAVGAVGGMSAVGGAGVGGEVAGYAPPPAPSPAAASPALYPPPSPAHTPHPHPHQLTHPHHHYQQQFPMLCPLMGPAAGGSHHHHHHHLTYVNHASPPEPHPHTVQPVLLQHGSGSTPPGAPHP, encoded by the exons GTGGTACTAGAAGTGGCGCATCGCGTGGACCAGGAGGGCGGGGTGGCGGTGGACTCCGTCGTCGAGAAGCTGATCTTCAAGCCCCAGGACGTGGTCTCCATACGCGCCAAGGACTCCGACCTTGAATACGCGACGCACGATGTGTTCCAGACGGACAGCGCGATATCTAGCAAGTTTAATG GCAACGGACGGTCGGCTGAGGAGCGCCACCTGGAGCCGTGGGACGGCTGCGAGGCAGACGCGGGCGACGCGCCCTCGCTGAACGGCGACGCGCGCCTCGAGGAGCTCGAGCTCGACCACCGCGCCAACGGCTGGGACGCCAACGACATGTTCCGCAAGAACGAGGAGGTGTACGGCGTGCACAGCACCTACGACCACTCGCTCACCGGCTACACGCTGCCGCTGCAGAGGAAGGACACGCAGGACTATAG AGATGCAGAAGCAAAGGCGGAAGAGATCGCAGCGGAAATAGAGAGCGCCGCGACGTACAAGGCTCGCATCGAGCTCGAGAATGGAGACGAGGAGGAAAGGTTCGCGGCCGTGGTGCGTCCGCAGGAGGGCAGCTCCGCCGGCAAATACGTCATACCCAAcaagagaaaaaatatacag ACGGGCAAATTAGTAAAGCCCACTACAGGCAACGGCAACAACGGTGGCTCGCCGGGCAGCGCGAgtggcgcggcgggcgcgggcgcctCCGGGGCGCAGGGCAAGGCGCCGCCGCCCCCCGCAGCCACCCCGCCCGCCAGCGCGCCCCCCGCCGGCGTCTCCCCCGCGCCGCAcacgccgcacgcgccgcacgcacAGCACACACCGCACGCGCCGCACACGCCGCACGCACCGCACGCGCCGCTGCCCTACccgccgcacgccgcgcacgcgccgcccgccgcacAGCACGCGCAGCCAGCCAAGGACAAGGAGCACAGACTCACGCGGCCGCATCTCACGCCGCCATCCGACAGGAGGCAGGATGACTCCGGG ATGGCAGCCGGTTCCAGCGGATCGAGCAGCTCGGCCACGTCCAGCAGCTCTACCACAGGAGGCAAGAGCTACGCGGCGCAGGCGGGCGGATACCACGTACCACCATTCCCGCACCACCACCATCC CGGCGCGTCGGGCGGCGGCAAGGTAAACGGCGAGGGCCGAGCGCCGCCACACCCGAGGCACACCTTCCCACAGCAACAGCACCACCAC AACCCACCGCCACAGCCAGAGAATCATACGCGGCCACCGCGCCACCACGTGCCTCCGGAGCCGAGGAGACAGGACGAAGTGCAG GAGTTGCGCAAGTTCGGCGCAGAGTTCAAGCTGGTGTCgtcgcccgcgccgccgcacgcgcagcacgcgcacgcgcagcacgcaccgcacgcgccgccgcccgcgcacgtgCCGCTACAGAACAACCCGCAGCCACAG GCATGCCGCGCGAACAGCCCACCCGAGGTTTCGGCCAACGGTGGTGCGCCTTCAGACCCGCTGCGGCCTCATCACAAG CCGCCGCTGGCGCCGAAGAGCGAGCCGGCGGAGGAGCGGCCGAGCGGCGTGGCGTCGCCGCCGTCGCCCGCGTCCCCCGCCTCGCCCGCCGCCGACCGCGCCGCCGTCACCCTCAAGAAGTCCACGCTCAACCCCAACGCGAAGGAGTTCAACCCCGCCGCCAAGCCCTTCACACCGCGCAGCCCTTCCACACCCAATCCCAGCAG ACCACACACGCCAGGCACGCCGTCGGGTATGGGCGTGGGTGTGGGCGGAGTGGGCGTGGGGGTGAGCGGCGTCGGCGTGGGCCTCGGCGGCGTCAGCGTGATGGGCCCCGGCGTCAGCTACGTGCCCGCGCCACACCCGCCGCCGCCACACATG GTCGCCGCCGTCCCATACATGGTTGCAGCTACACCACAACAACCGCCCGCGTACCTGCCACATCCACACGCAGCG ATGGAGATGGGGTGCGATTGTCGCCAGTACGGGCCGCCGATATTCGTGCTGCCGGACAAACGGGACCGACCCGACGCG TTGGCGTACGGTGCCGCCATGGGAGGTGGCGCTGGCGTCGCTGGAGTGGCCGGTGGGGCCGGACAACACGCGCCCTTACCGGCACAACCACAGAGGAACTTCAGAAAAG GCATGCAGGTGGCGGCGGCGACGGGCCAGCCGCTACTTGCGCCGGCGCCGATGCAGCCGTTCGTGCAGTACGGACacccgcacgcgccgccgcacgccgcgcacgctgcgcacgccgcgcacgccgcgcacgccgcacacgccgcgcacgccgcgcagcCCTACCAGCACATG GTGCGCATGTACCACAGCGGCGGCGTGGGCGCAGTGGGCGCGGTGGGAGCGGTGGGCGGCATGTCGGCGGTGGGCGGCGCGGGCGTGGGCGGCGAGGTGGCGGGgtacgcgccgccgcccgcgccctcGCCCGCCGCCGCCTCGCCCGCGCTGTACCCGCCGCCGTCGCCCGCGCACACGCCGCACCCGCACCCGCACCAGCTCACGCACCCGCACCACCACTACCAGCAGCAGTTCCCG ATGCTGTGCCCACTGATGGGCCCCGCAGCCGGCGGCAGTCACCACCATCACCACCACCACCTGACGTACGTGAACCACGCGTCCCCGCCGGAGCCGCACCCCCACACCGTACAG CCGGTGCTGCTGCAGCACGGGTCGGGCTCCACGCCGCCCGGCGCGCCGCACCCGTAA
- the LOC115455714 gene encoding ataxin-2-like protein isoform X2 yields the protein MNNKRKNRQGPPRSPRGRVVAEGVYNNAHFMHAATSHVGDIVQVLTQSGSLWEGVFKTFSAQFEVVLEVAHRVDQEGGVAVDSVVEKLIFKPQDVVSIRAKDSDLEYATHDVFQTDSAISSKFNVFGPGNGRSAEERHLEPWDGCEADAGDAPSLNGDARLEELELDHRANGWDANDMFRKNEEVYGVHSTYDHSLTGYTLPLQRKDTQDYRDAEAKAEEIAAEIESAATYKARIELENGDEEERFAAVVRPQEGSSAGKYVIPNKRKNIQTGKLVKPTTGNGNNGGSPGSASGAAGAGASGAQGKAPPPPAATPPASAPPAGVSPAPHTPHAPHAQHTPHAPHTPHAPHAPLPYPPHAAHAPPAAQHAQPAKDKEHRLTRPHLTPPSDRRQDDSGMAAGSSGSSSSATSSSSTTGGKSYAAQAGGYHVPPFPHHHHPGASGGGKVNGEGRAPPHPRHTFPQQQHHHNPPPQPENHTRPPRHHVPPEPRRQDEVQELRKFGAEFKLVSSPAPPHAQHAHAQHAPHAPPPAHVPLQNNPQPQACRANSPPEVSANGGAPSDPLRPHHKPPLAPKSEPAEERPSGVASPPSPASPASPAADRAAVTLKKSTLNPNAKEFNPAAKPFTPRSPSTPNPSRPHTPGTPSGMGVGVGGVGVGVSGVGVGLGGVSVMGPGVSYVPAPHPPPPHMVAAVPYMVAATPQQPPAYLPHPHAAMEMGCDCRQYGPPIFVLPDKRDRPDALAYGAAMGGGAGVAGVAGGAGQHAPLPAQPQRNFRKGMQVAAATGQPLLAPAPMQPFVQYGHPHAPPHAAHAAHAAHAAHAAHAAHAAQPYQHMVRMYHSGGVGAVGAVGAVGGMSAVGGAGVGGEVAGYAPPPAPSPAAASPALYPPPSPAHTPHPHPHQLTHPHHHYQQQFPMLCPLMGPAAGGSHHHHHHHLTYVNHASPPEPHPHTVQPVLLQHGSGSTPPGAPHP from the exons GTGGTACTAGAAGTGGCGCATCGCGTGGACCAGGAGGGCGGGGTGGCGGTGGACTCCGTCGTCGAGAAGCTGATCTTCAAGCCCCAGGACGTGGTCTCCATACGCGCCAAGGACTCCGACCTTGAATACGCGACGCACGATGTGTTCCAGACGGACAGCGCGATATCTAGCAAGTTTAATG TATTTGGTCCAGGCAACGGACGGTCGGCTGAGGAGCGCCACCTGGAGCCGTGGGACGGCTGCGAGGCAGACGCGGGCGACGCGCCCTCGCTGAACGGCGACGCGCGCCTCGAGGAGCTCGAGCTCGACCACCGCGCCAACGGCTGGGACGCCAACGACATGTTCCGCAAGAACGAGGAGGTGTACGGCGTGCACAGCACCTACGACCACTCGCTCACCGGCTACACGCTGCCGCTGCAGAGGAAGGACACGCAGGACTATAG AGATGCAGAAGCAAAGGCGGAAGAGATCGCAGCGGAAATAGAGAGCGCCGCGACGTACAAGGCTCGCATCGAGCTCGAGAATGGAGACGAGGAGGAAAGGTTCGCGGCCGTGGTGCGTCCGCAGGAGGGCAGCTCCGCCGGCAAATACGTCATACCCAAcaagagaaaaaatatacag ACGGGCAAATTAGTAAAGCCCACTACAGGCAACGGCAACAACGGTGGCTCGCCGGGCAGCGCGAgtggcgcggcgggcgcgggcgcctCCGGGGCGCAGGGCAAGGCGCCGCCGCCCCCCGCAGCCACCCCGCCCGCCAGCGCGCCCCCCGCCGGCGTCTCCCCCGCGCCGCAcacgccgcacgcgccgcacgcacAGCACACACCGCACGCGCCGCACACGCCGCACGCACCGCACGCGCCGCTGCCCTACccgccgcacgccgcgcacgcgccgcccgccgcacAGCACGCGCAGCCAGCCAAGGACAAGGAGCACAGACTCACGCGGCCGCATCTCACGCCGCCATCCGACAGGAGGCAGGATGACTCCGGG ATGGCAGCCGGTTCCAGCGGATCGAGCAGCTCGGCCACGTCCAGCAGCTCTACCACAGGAGGCAAGAGCTACGCGGCGCAGGCGGGCGGATACCACGTACCACCATTCCCGCACCACCACCATCC CGGCGCGTCGGGCGGCGGCAAGGTAAACGGCGAGGGCCGAGCGCCGCCACACCCGAGGCACACCTTCCCACAGCAACAGCACCACCAC AACCCACCGCCACAGCCAGAGAATCATACGCGGCCACCGCGCCACCACGTGCCTCCGGAGCCGAGGAGACAGGACGAAGTGCAG GAGTTGCGCAAGTTCGGCGCAGAGTTCAAGCTGGTGTCgtcgcccgcgccgccgcacgcgcagcacgcgcacgcgcagcacgcaccgcacgcgccgccgcccgcgcacgtgCCGCTACAGAACAACCCGCAGCCACAG GCATGCCGCGCGAACAGCCCACCCGAGGTTTCGGCCAACGGTGGTGCGCCTTCAGACCCGCTGCGGCCTCATCACAAG CCGCCGCTGGCGCCGAAGAGCGAGCCGGCGGAGGAGCGGCCGAGCGGCGTGGCGTCGCCGCCGTCGCCCGCGTCCCCCGCCTCGCCCGCCGCCGACCGCGCCGCCGTCACCCTCAAGAAGTCCACGCTCAACCCCAACGCGAAGGAGTTCAACCCCGCCGCCAAGCCCTTCACACCGCGCAGCCCTTCCACACCCAATCCCAGCAG ACCACACACGCCAGGCACGCCGTCGGGTATGGGCGTGGGTGTGGGCGGAGTGGGCGTGGGGGTGAGCGGCGTCGGCGTGGGCCTCGGCGGCGTCAGCGTGATGGGCCCCGGCGTCAGCTACGTGCCCGCGCCACACCCGCCGCCGCCACACATG GTCGCCGCCGTCCCATACATGGTTGCAGCTACACCACAACAACCGCCCGCGTACCTGCCACATCCACACGCAGCG ATGGAGATGGGGTGCGATTGTCGCCAGTACGGGCCGCCGATATTCGTGCTGCCGGACAAACGGGACCGACCCGACGCG TTGGCGTACGGTGCCGCCATGGGAGGTGGCGCTGGCGTCGCTGGAGTGGCCGGTGGGGCCGGACAACACGCGCCCTTACCGGCACAACCACAGAGGAACTTCAGAAAAG GCATGCAGGTGGCGGCGGCGACGGGCCAGCCGCTACTTGCGCCGGCGCCGATGCAGCCGTTCGTGCAGTACGGACacccgcacgcgccgccgcacgccgcgcacgctgcgcacgccgcgcacgccgcgcacgccgcacacgccgcgcacgccgcgcagcCCTACCAGCACATG GTGCGCATGTACCACAGCGGCGGCGTGGGCGCAGTGGGCGCGGTGGGAGCGGTGGGCGGCATGTCGGCGGTGGGCGGCGCGGGCGTGGGCGGCGAGGTGGCGGGgtacgcgccgccgcccgcgccctcGCCCGCCGCCGCCTCGCCCGCGCTGTACCCGCCGCCGTCGCCCGCGCACACGCCGCACCCGCACCCGCACCAGCTCACGCACCCGCACCACCACTACCAGCAGCAGTTCCCG ATGCTGTGCCCACTGATGGGCCCCGCAGCCGGCGGCAGTCACCACCATCACCACCACCACCTGACGTACGTGAACCACGCGTCCCCGCCGGAGCCGCACCCCCACACCGTACAG CCGGTGCTGCTGCAGCACGGGTCGGGCTCCACGCCGCCCGGCGCGCCGCACCCGTAA